In Arsenicicoccus dermatophilus, a genomic segment contains:
- the def gene encoding peptide deformylase translates to MTVRPVVIHGEPVLHRRAEPVTDFGTGLRELVQDMYDTMDAANGVGLAAPQIGVGLRIFTYVMQNDDGVPPRGVVINPVVTTSGRPSGEPDPRDDSEGCLSVPGEAFPLLRPLRAHVIGQDLDGNRLEFDATGWFARCMQHEYDHLNGSLYVDRLEGRWARKAKKVLRARGWNVPGLTWMPGVDRDPFGHDEVEDEVGGSELEHGDRD, encoded by the coding sequence ATGACCGTCCGTCCCGTCGTCATCCATGGCGAACCCGTGCTGCACCGGCGGGCCGAGCCGGTGACCGACTTCGGGACCGGGCTGCGCGAGCTGGTGCAGGACATGTACGACACGATGGACGCGGCCAACGGCGTCGGCCTGGCCGCTCCGCAGATCGGGGTGGGGCTGCGGATCTTCACCTATGTCATGCAGAACGACGACGGGGTCCCGCCACGGGGCGTCGTCATCAACCCCGTGGTGACCACCTCCGGCCGCCCCTCGGGCGAGCCGGACCCCCGCGACGACAGCGAGGGCTGCCTGTCCGTCCCCGGTGAGGCCTTCCCGCTGCTGCGCCCGCTGCGCGCCCACGTGATCGGCCAGGACCTCGACGGCAACCGGCTGGAGTTCGACGCCACCGGGTGGTTCGCCCGCTGCATGCAGCACGAGTACGACCACCTCAACGGCTCGCTCTACGTCGACCGGCTCGAGGGGCGCTGGGCCCGCAAGGCCAAGAAGGTGCTGCGCGCCCGGGGCTGGAACGTCCCCGGCCTGACCTGGATGCCGGGCGTCGACCGCGATCCCTTCGGGCACGACGAGGTCGAGGACGAGGTGGGCGGCTCGGAGCTCGAGCACGGCGACCGCGACTGA
- the ctaD gene encoding cytochrome c oxidase subunit I: protein MATATAQALPGTERKHSLGTQIAKVLTTTDHKVIGNLYFVTSFIFFLIGGLLAVFIRLELFQPGLQVVDNPEQFNQLFTMHGTIMLLLFATPLFAGFANALVPIQIGAPDVAFPRLNALAYWMYLFGGLVAAFGFLTPAGAASFGWFAYAPLSDATYSPGLGGDLWVFGLTLGGFGTILGSVNFITTILCMRAPGMTMFRMSVFTWTILVTSILVIMVFPVLAAALFALGADRKFGAHVYDPANGGPVLWQHLFWFFGHPEVYIIALPFFGIISEVIPVFSRKPIFGYKTLIFATVAIAALSMSVWAHHMYVTGQVLLPFFSVMTMLIAVPTGVKFFNWIGTMWGGSLTFETPMIWAIGFIVTFCFGGLTGVILASPAMDFHLSDSYFVVAHFHYTIFGTVVFAMFSGFYFWWPKFTGKMLDERWGKIHFWLLFVGFHGTFLIQHWLGVDGMPRRYADYLPEDGFQLFNQISTVFSLLLSLSMLPFLWNVWITHRKAPKVLVDDPWGYGGSLEWATSCPPPRHNFDSIPRIRSERPAWDLHHPDAEGAHPVADPATMERLGARTAERDGATSTTREDVR from the coding sequence ATGGCTACAGCCACCGCGCAAGCGCTGCCTGGGACTGAGCGCAAGCACTCGCTCGGGACCCAGATCGCCAAGGTCCTGACGACGACCGACCACAAGGTCATCGGCAACCTGTACTTCGTCACGTCGTTCATCTTCTTCCTCATCGGTGGCCTGCTGGCGGTCTTCATCCGCCTCGAGCTGTTCCAGCCGGGTCTGCAGGTCGTGGACAACCCGGAGCAGTTCAACCAGCTGTTCACGATGCACGGCACGATCATGCTGCTGCTGTTCGCGACACCGCTGTTCGCCGGCTTCGCCAACGCGCTGGTCCCGATCCAGATCGGTGCCCCCGACGTCGCCTTCCCGCGGTTGAACGCGCTGGCCTACTGGATGTACCTCTTCGGGGGTCTGGTGGCGGCCTTCGGCTTCCTCACCCCGGCCGGCGCCGCCTCCTTCGGCTGGTTCGCCTACGCGCCCCTGTCCGACGCCACCTACAGCCCCGGTCTCGGGGGTGACCTGTGGGTCTTCGGTCTGACCCTCGGTGGTTTCGGCACCATCCTGGGCTCGGTCAACTTCATCACCACGATCCTGTGCATGCGGGCGCCGGGCATGACCATGTTCCGCATGTCGGTCTTCACCTGGACCATCCTGGTCACCTCGATCCTGGTGATCATGGTGTTCCCGGTGCTGGCCGCCGCCCTGTTCGCGCTCGGCGCGGACCGCAAGTTCGGCGCCCACGTCTACGACCCGGCCAACGGCGGGCCCGTGCTGTGGCAGCACCTCTTCTGGTTCTTCGGGCACCCCGAGGTCTACATCATCGCGCTGCCGTTCTTCGGCATCATCAGCGAGGTCATCCCGGTCTTCTCCCGCAAGCCGATCTTCGGTTACAAGACCCTGATCTTCGCCACGGTCGCGATCGCTGCCCTGTCGATGTCGGTGTGGGCCCATCACATGTACGTCACCGGCCAGGTCCTGCTGCCGTTCTTCTCCGTCATGACCATGCTCATCGCGGTCCCGACCGGCGTGAAGTTCTTCAACTGGATCGGCACGATGTGGGGTGGCTCGCTCACCTTCGAGACGCCGATGATCTGGGCGATCGGCTTCATCGTCACCTTCTGCTTCGGCGGTCTGACCGGTGTCATCCTGGCCAGCCCGGCCATGGACTTCCACCTGTCCGACTCCTACTTCGTGGTGGCGCACTTCCACTACACGATCTTCGGCACCGTGGTCTTCGCGATGTTCTCCGGCTTCTACTTCTGGTGGCCCAAGTTCACCGGCAAGATGCTGGACGAGCGGTGGGGCAAGATCCACTTCTGGCTGCTCTTCGTGGGCTTCCACGGCACCTTCCTGATCCAGCACTGGCTCGGCGTGGACGGTATGCCCCGCCGCTACGCGGACTACCTGCCCGAGGACGGCTTCCAGCTGTTCAACCAGATCTCCACGGTCTTCTCGCTGCTGCTGTCGCTGTCGATGCTGCCGTTCCTGTGGAACGTCTGGATCACGCACCGCAAGGCGCCCAAGGTCCTCGTCGACGACCCGTGGGGCTACGGCGGCTCGCTCGAGTGGGCGACCTCCTGCCCGCCCCCGCGTCACAACTTCGACAGCATCCCGCGGATCCGCTCCGAGCGGCCCGCATGGGACCTGCACCACCCGGACGCCGAGGGTGCTCACCCCGTTGCCGACCCGGCCACCATGGAGCGCCTCGGTGCCCGCACGGCCGAGCGTGACGGTGCCACCTCCACCACCCGAGAGGACGTGCGCTGA
- a CDS encoding cytochrome c oxidase subunit 4 produces MNAAIKLFSVLGTFFIPVGLVYGFVTGFHEPVGVVALLLLVPMMWMVAFYLRATVKRLPGLGPEDNPRGEIADAEGDYGFFAPQSWWPIVAAGAAAMVFMGLAVGWWFFLLALILGVIGLLGWVFEFFQGPHHV; encoded by the coding sequence ATGAACGCTGCCATCAAGCTGTTCAGCGTCCTGGGCACCTTCTTCATCCCCGTGGGTCTGGTCTACGGGTTCGTCACCGGCTTTCACGAGCCGGTCGGCGTGGTCGCGCTGCTGCTCCTCGTTCCCATGATGTGGATGGTGGCGTTCTACCTCCGGGCGACCGTCAAGCGTCTGCCCGGGCTCGGCCCCGAGGACAACCCTCGTGGCGAGATCGCGGACGCCGAGGGCGACTACGGCTTCTTCGCGCCGCAGTCCTGGTGGCCCATCGTGGCCGCCGGCGCCGCCGCCATGGTCTTCATGGGACTCGCCGTCGGCTGGTGGTTCTTCCTGCTGGCCCTCATCCTGGGCGTCATCGGCCTGCTGGGTTGGGTGTTCGAGTTCTTCCAGGGACCCCATCACGTCTGA
- the coxB gene encoding cytochrome c oxidase subunit II gives MRRHDDSSRAASRVRAVVGAGTLLVLTPLLGGCSEAVTRGFLPRGATTSTERIENLWVWSWIAALVVGCIVWGLTIYCMVAFRRKKSDTGYPAQLRYNVPIEIFYTVVPILMVGVLFYYTARDEAALLDTSAKPDVRVNVVGKQWSWDFNYVDANTYVDGVQGNLNGKPGAEAALPTLVLPVHKRVEFILTTRDVIHSFWVPAFQQKLDMIPGRVNKFQVKTDREGTYKGKCAELCGAYHSQMLFNVKVVSQAEYDKFIADQKARGKVGQLANGLNREKIEPAQQTLIPTSQGSN, from the coding sequence TTGCGCAGGCACGATGACTCATCCCGAGCGGCCTCCCGGGTCCGCGCCGTCGTCGGCGCCGGGACCTTGCTGGTCCTCACCCCCTTGCTCGGCGGATGCAGCGAGGCCGTCACCCGCGGCTTCCTCCCGCGGGGAGCCACCACGTCGACCGAGCGCATCGAGAACCTCTGGGTGTGGTCCTGGATCGCGGCCCTCGTGGTCGGCTGCATCGTGTGGGGTCTGACCATCTACTGCATGGTCGCCTTCCGCCGGAAGAAGTCCGACACGGGCTACCCGGCGCAGCTGCGCTACAACGTGCCGATCGAGATCTTCTACACCGTCGTCCCGATCCTCATGGTGGGCGTGCTGTTCTACTACACCGCTCGCGACGAGGCCGCGCTGCTCGACACCTCCGCCAAGCCCGACGTGCGGGTCAACGTCGTGGGCAAGCAGTGGAGCTGGGACTTCAACTACGTCGACGCCAACACCTACGTGGACGGTGTCCAGGGCAACCTCAACGGCAAGCCCGGGGCCGAGGCAGCCCTGCCGACCCTCGTCCTGCCGGTGCACAAGCGCGTCGAGTTCATCCTGACGACCCGCGACGTCATCCACTCCTTCTGGGTGCCGGCCTTCCAGCAGAAACTCGACATGATCCCGGGCCGGGTCAACAAGTTCCAGGTCAAGACCGACCGCGAGGGCACCTACAAGGGCAAGTGCGCCGAGCTCTGTGGCGCCTACCACTCCCAGATGCTGTTCAACGTCAAGGTCGTGTCCCAGGCGGAGTACGACAAGTTCATCGCCGACCAGAAGGCGCGAGGCAAGGTCGGCCAGCTCGCCAACGGCCTCAACCGCGAGAAGATCGAGCCTGCCCAGCAGACCCTCATCCCGACCAGCCAGGGGAGCAACTGA
- a CDS encoding carbohydrate kinase family protein, translating to MRILVTGSVATDHLLTFQGRFADSLLVDQLDKISVSFLADSLDIRRGGVAANICFGLACLGQRPVLCDAVGRDFDQDYRGWLTDHGVDCEQVHVSADKHTARFICTTDTDLAQMATFYAGAMTEGRHIDLGAVIERLGGVDLVVIAPSDPKRMVAHTAWCREHRVPFVSDPSQQLAFMGGPAIRSLVDGAAYLFTNEYELHMAAQKTGWTVDGITDRVQVRVTTRGKDGAEVVARGTAPVRVPAVLTDTVVDPTGVGDAFRAGFLAGICGGLGHERAAQLGSMLATHVLETTGTQEYRLDRERFSRRLAQAYGAEAAAEITAAVDLA from the coding sequence GTGCGCATCCTCGTGACCGGTTCCGTGGCCACCGACCACCTGCTGACCTTCCAGGGGCGGTTCGCCGACTCCCTGCTCGTCGACCAGCTCGACAAGATCTCGGTGAGCTTCCTCGCCGACAGCCTGGACATCCGCCGCGGCGGGGTGGCGGCCAACATCTGCTTCGGCCTGGCGTGCCTCGGGCAGCGGCCGGTGCTGTGCGACGCCGTCGGACGCGACTTCGACCAGGACTACCGCGGCTGGCTCACCGATCACGGGGTGGACTGCGAGCAGGTGCACGTGTCGGCCGACAAGCACACGGCGCGGTTCATCTGCACCACGGACACGGACCTGGCCCAGATGGCCACGTTCTACGCCGGGGCCATGACCGAGGGTCGCCACATCGACCTCGGTGCCGTGATCGAGCGGCTCGGAGGCGTCGACCTGGTCGTCATCGCGCCGAGCGACCCGAAGCGCATGGTCGCGCACACCGCCTGGTGCCGGGAGCACCGGGTCCCCTTCGTGAGCGACCCCTCCCAGCAGCTCGCGTTCATGGGGGGCCCGGCGATCCGTTCCCTCGTGGACGGTGCTGCCTATCTGTTCACCAACGAGTACGAGCTGCACATGGCCGCGCAGAAGACCGGCTGGACCGTCGACGGGATCACCGACCGGGTCCAGGTGCGGGTCACCACCCGTGGCAAGGACGGCGCCGAGGTCGTGGCCCGCGGGACGGCGCCGGTCCGGGTCCCCGCCGTGCTCACCGACACCGTCGTGGACCCGACCGGCGTGGGCGATGCTTTCCGGGCCGGCTTCCTGGCCGGGATCTGCGGCGGGCTCGGGCACGAGCGGGCGGCCCAGCTGGGCTCGATGCTCGCCACCCACGTGCTGGAGACCACGGGCACCCAGGAGTACCGCCTGGACCGCGAGCGGTTCTCCCGGCGGCTGGCGCAGGCCTACGGCGCGGAGGCGGCCGCGGAGATCACGGCTGCCGTCGACCTGGCGTGA
- a CDS encoding DUF3043 domain-containing protein: protein MLGRNKTGGATKHEPSSNEQLEAENRSPRPGAKNRPTPKRREAEAAKRRPLIETDRKAAAARDREHARQERARQHQAMMAGEEWALLPRDRGAARAFIRDHVDARWNIAEFTMPALIVAMLMSLLVSWVKSPYLVQAVMFLTYGVMILGLVEQTIVYRRIKRQFRTHHPDEEWPARAGFYSGMRAFQLRPTRVPRPRVRRGQYPR, encoded by the coding sequence GTGCTAGGACGTAACAAGACCGGCGGTGCCACGAAGCACGAGCCCTCGTCGAACGAGCAGCTCGAGGCCGAGAATCGGTCCCCGCGACCGGGGGCCAAGAACCGCCCCACCCCCAAGCGTCGCGAGGCCGAGGCCGCGAAGCGCCGCCCGCTCATCGAGACCGACCGCAAGGCCGCCGCCGCCCGCGACCGGGAGCACGCCCGCCAGGAGCGCGCCCGCCAGCACCAGGCGATGATGGCCGGCGAGGAGTGGGCGCTGCTTCCCCGCGACCGGGGTGCGGCCCGGGCGTTCATCCGCGACCACGTCGACGCCCGATGGAACATCGCCGAGTTCACGATGCCCGCGCTGATCGTGGCGATGCTGATGTCGCTGCTCGTCTCCTGGGTCAAGAGCCCCTATCTGGTGCAGGCCGTCATGTTCCTCACCTACGGGGTCATGATCCTCGGCCTGGTCGAGCAGACCATCGTCTACCGGCGCATCAAGCGGCAGTTCCGGACCCACCACCCCGACGAGGAGTGGCCCGCGCGCGCGGGCTTCTACTCCGGGATGCGGGCCTTCCAGCTGCGACCGACCCGGGTGCCGCGACCCCGCGTGCGCCGCGGGCAGTACCCCCGGTGA
- a CDS encoding HesB/IscA family protein: protein MSLQDSTTETATTPTAEGTHGVHLTDVAATKVKSLLAQEGRDDLRLRVGVQPGGCSGLIYQLYFDERSLDGDLVRDFDGVEVVVDRMSAPYLDGATIDFADTIEKQGFTIDNPNAGSSCACGDSFS from the coding sequence ATGAGCCTGCAGGACTCCACCACCGAGACCGCGACCACCCCCACGGCCGAGGGCACGCACGGCGTGCATCTCACGGACGTGGCGGCCACCAAGGTCAAGAGCCTTCTCGCGCAGGAGGGGCGTGACGACCTCCGGCTGCGCGTCGGCGTGCAGCCCGGCGGCTGCTCCGGCCTGATCTACCAGCTCTACTTCGACGAGCGCAGCCTCGACGGCGACCTGGTGCGCGACTTCGACGGCGTCGAGGTCGTCGTCGACCGGATGAGCGCGCCCTACCTCGACGGTGCGACCATCGACTTCGCCGACACCATCGAGAAGCAGGGCTTCACGATCGACAACCCCAACGCCGGCAGCAGCTGCGCCTGCGGCGACTCCTTCAGCTGA
- a CDS encoding glycerate kinase: MRVLVAPGAYRGTLTAREAADALAKGWLRAAPADQVTTLPLSDGGEGFVAALSGLPGARTALVSLPGPLGGQVPAEVLLVPGERGTPAYVEAAQACGPHLVEPGRRDISVTTSYAVGALVAAAVDAGARRVVVGVRELLCHDAGLGLWRALAGEPDERAHPAVETGSLDLLREAARRLVDVEVHVATPEELPLLGLQGAAARQAEEHGATPDQAQALESWTGALVAEAGRVLPPRTDLLTGRPVRVDKTPGAGAGGGVAWALTLLGARLVPAGALVGSLLDLPAAAASHDLLVTGEGRLDWASLRGRVVATVGEAAIAAARPAVVVPGQSLVGRRETAAVGISGIYPVADGLREVPRALADPAGTLAARAERVARTWSRA; encoded by the coding sequence GTGCGCGTCCTCGTCGCCCCGGGTGCCTACCGCGGCACCCTCACCGCCCGGGAGGCGGCCGACGCCCTCGCCAAGGGCTGGCTGCGCGCCGCCCCGGCCGACCAGGTGACGACCCTGCCGCTCAGCGACGGCGGCGAGGGCTTCGTCGCGGCGCTGTCCGGCCTGCCCGGAGCCCGCACCGCCCTCGTCAGCCTGCCGGGCCCCCTGGGCGGGCAGGTGCCCGCCGAGGTCCTGCTGGTGCCGGGGGAGCGCGGGACGCCGGCGTACGTCGAGGCGGCCCAGGCCTGCGGTCCGCACCTGGTCGAGCCGGGTCGCCGGGACATCTCCGTCACGACGTCGTACGCCGTGGGAGCCCTCGTGGCCGCCGCGGTCGACGCCGGGGCTCGCCGCGTGGTGGTGGGCGTCCGCGAGCTGCTCTGCCACGACGCCGGTCTCGGGCTGTGGCGGGCGTTGGCGGGAGAGCCGGACGAGCGGGCTCACCCGGCGGTCGAGACCGGGTCGCTGGACCTGCTCCGAGAGGCGGCGCGACGTCTGGTGGACGTCGAGGTTCACGTCGCGACGCCCGAGGAGCTGCCCCTTCTGGGGTTGCAGGGGGCTGCTGCCCGGCAGGCCGAGGAGCACGGGGCGACGCCGGATCAGGCGCAGGCCCTGGAGTCGTGGACCGGTGCGCTCGTGGCCGAGGCGGGTCGGGTGCTGCCACCGCGCACCGACCTCCTCACCGGGCGACCGGTTCGCGTGGACAAGACGCCCGGCGCCGGAGCCGGTGGTGGGGTCGCCTGGGCCCTGACCCTGCTCGGTGCGCGCCTGGTGCCGGCCGGAGCCCTCGTCGGGAGCCTGCTCGACCTGCCGGCGGCCGCGGCGAGCCACGATCTCCTGGTCACCGGCGAGGGCCGGCTGGACTGGGCCAGCCTGCGGGGTCGGGTCGTCGCGACGGTGGGGGAGGCGGCGATCGCCGCGGCCCGGCCTGCGGTCGTCGTACCCGGCCAGAGCCTCGTGGGCAGGCGCGAGACCGCCGCCGTCGGGATCAGCGGGATCTATCCCGTCGCCGACGGTCTGCGCGAGGTGCCGCGGGCGTTGGCGGACCCGGCGGGCACCCTGGCCGCCCGCGCGGAGCGCGTCGCCCGCACCTGGTCACGGGCGTAG
- a CDS encoding L,D-transpeptidase, whose amino-acid sequence MTSRTTTVGLAMALVLAGGLSACSGDKQAAQGTQTVRPAGATGSDDGEVPSPSSTPPAPPAKVVMTPADGAKGIAPNTPIKVAVTGGEVSDVKVVAREGEPVEGAFADGTWTPRRNLKLGTTYDVTGTITRTDGTTQPLKSSFATLRPDTVAKYALTPMDDTVGVGMPAMVSFSSAVKDPKFKAEVEKHLKVTTTPVVAGSWGWVDDRRVMWRPASYWKPGTKVTVEALLDGVQTGEDKWVTRDDKEQFTIARSQVAKVDMKAHQMSVFRDGKLVKTIPVTTGKPGFTTRSGIKVIMEKVGHMTMDSETVGIPKGDPNYYKLDTEWNMRLTTTGEFLHAAPWSQWAQGKRNVSHGCTNMSMANAKWMFDNGMVGDPVEFTGTNKPFLDEEGITVWQYTWTDWQKKSALRR is encoded by the coding sequence ATGACGTCCAGGACGACCACTGTGGGACTGGCGATGGCGCTGGTGCTGGCCGGGGGCCTGAGCGCCTGCAGCGGCGACAAGCAGGCCGCACAGGGGACCCAGACGGTGCGACCGGCAGGAGCGACCGGAAGCGACGACGGCGAGGTGCCGTCCCCCTCGTCGACCCCGCCTGCACCGCCCGCCAAGGTCGTGATGACCCCTGCCGACGGCGCCAAGGGCATCGCGCCGAACACGCCGATCAAGGTCGCGGTGACCGGGGGAGAGGTCTCCGACGTCAAGGTGGTGGCCCGGGAGGGGGAGCCCGTCGAGGGCGCCTTCGCCGACGGCACCTGGACGCCCAGGCGCAACCTCAAGCTCGGCACGACATACGACGTCACCGGCACGATCACCCGCACCGACGGGACCACGCAGCCGCTCAAGAGCTCCTTCGCCACCCTGCGTCCGGACACCGTCGCCAAGTACGCCCTGACCCCCATGGACGACACCGTGGGCGTGGGCATGCCGGCGATGGTGTCCTTCTCCTCGGCGGTCAAGGACCCGAAGTTCAAGGCCGAGGTGGAGAAGCACCTGAAGGTCACGACCACCCCGGTGGTCGCGGGGTCGTGGGGTTGGGTCGACGACCGACGCGTCATGTGGCGGCCGGCGAGCTACTGGAAGCCGGGCACCAAGGTGACCGTCGAGGCGCTCCTGGACGGGGTCCAGACCGGCGAGGACAAGTGGGTGACGCGGGACGACAAGGAGCAGTTCACCATCGCCCGCTCGCAGGTCGCCAAGGTGGACATGAAGGCCCACCAGATGTCGGTCTTCCGGGACGGCAAGCTCGTCAAGACGATCCCGGTCACCACCGGCAAGCCGGGCTTCACGACCCGGTCGGGCATCAAGGTCATCATGGAGAAGGTCGGCCACATGACCATGGACTCCGAGACGGTCGGCATCCCCAAGGGTGACCCGAACTACTACAAGCTCGACACCGAGTGGAACATGCGGCTCACGACCACCGGAGAGTTCCTCCACGCGGCCCCCTGGTCGCAGTGGGCCCAAGGCAAGCGGAACGTGTCCCACGGCTGCACGAACATGAGCATGGCCAACGCCAAGTGGATGTTCGACAACGGGATGGTCGGTGACCCGGTGGAGTTCACGGGCACCAACAAGCCCTTCCTGGACGAGGAGGGCATCACCGTGTGGCAGTACACCTGGACCGACTGGCAGAAGAAGAGCGCCCTCCGGCGCTGA
- a CDS encoding class I SAM-dependent methyltransferase, producing MRRQLEVHLPLPPATVLDVGAGQGTQAIHLARAGYQVVAVEPDEQTRTACRSALDAEPDDVRAHVRVVDGALESLDSLPQIAGETFDAVLCHGVLMYLDDPNQPIRALGRRVAVGGLVSLVTRNDGALAWRYVLRGDLTAAHELLDEADRARWERRDARYTNELGVECRADNLERLGAYLGGIRCSLEHWYGVRIVTDGVPVDTAVPEDPTELAAVLDLEERLGRTEPYRRLGTLLHLVGRRGEGRGPQL from the coding sequence GTGCGCCGCCAGCTGGAGGTCCACCTCCCGCTGCCGCCCGCCACGGTGCTCGACGTCGGTGCCGGGCAGGGCACGCAGGCCATCCATCTCGCCCGCGCCGGTTACCAGGTCGTCGCGGTGGAGCCCGACGAGCAGACGCGGACGGCCTGCCGATCGGCCCTGGACGCCGAGCCCGACGACGTGCGGGCCCACGTGCGGGTCGTTGACGGCGCCCTGGAGAGCCTGGACTCGCTGCCGCAGATCGCGGGTGAGACCTTCGACGCGGTCCTGTGCCACGGCGTGCTGATGTATCTCGACGACCCCAACCAACCGATCCGGGCCCTCGGCCGACGGGTCGCGGTGGGGGGGCTCGTCTCCCTCGTGACCCGCAACGACGGCGCGCTCGCCTGGCGCTATGTCCTGCGAGGCGACCTGACGGCGGCCCACGAGCTGCTCGACGAGGCGGACCGTGCCAGGTGGGAGCGCCGGGACGCGCGCTACACCAACGAGCTGGGCGTCGAGTGTCGCGCGGACAACCTCGAGCGGCTCGGCGCCTACCTCGGCGGCATCCGCTGCTCCTTGGAGCACTGGTACGGCGTGCGGATCGTCACCGACGGGGTGCCGGTCGACACGGCCGTCCCCGAGGACCCGACAGAGCTGGCCGCCGTGCTCGACCTGGAGGAGCGACTCGGCCGCACCGAGCCCTACCGCCGCCTGGGCACGCTGCTGCACCTGGTCGGACGTCGCGGCGAGGGCCGCGGTCCCCAGCTCTGA
- the aat gene encoding leucyl/phenylalanyl-tRNA--protein transferase: MTPVEPLPTVWELGVGQAAPGEDLVGYGADLSPGTVLAAYRVGLFPMGLGEGGGPPLGWWSPDPRGVLELDALRVSRSLRRSCRTFEVRVDTAFEEVVAACGDPSREGAWITSDIRRGYAELHRLGWAHSVETWRDGELVGGLYGIAVGGLFAGESMFHRVTDASKAALVALVDLLAQDLADVRTGGGDRLVDVQWATGHLASLGVTTLSREDYLGRLPRLLATPLPEEWR; the protein is encoded by the coding sequence GTGACACCGGTCGAGCCCCTCCCCACGGTCTGGGAGCTGGGAGTCGGGCAGGCCGCGCCGGGCGAGGACCTCGTGGGCTACGGCGCCGACCTGAGCCCCGGGACGGTGCTGGCGGCCTATCGCGTCGGACTGTTCCCGATGGGGCTCGGCGAGGGCGGGGGGCCTCCGCTCGGGTGGTGGTCGCCGGACCCGCGAGGGGTGCTGGAGCTCGACGCCCTGCGCGTCTCCCGGTCGCTGCGTCGGTCCTGCCGGACCTTCGAGGTACGGGTGGACACGGCCTTCGAGGAGGTCGTGGCCGCGTGCGGCGACCCCTCCCGCGAGGGCGCCTGGATCACCTCGGACATCAGGCGCGGGTATGCCGAGCTGCACCGGCTCGGCTGGGCGCACAGCGTCGAGACCTGGCGCGACGGCGAGCTCGTCGGAGGCCTGTACGGCATCGCGGTGGGCGGGTTGTTCGCGGGCGAGTCGATGTTCCATCGCGTGACCGACGCGTCCAAGGCCGCGCTCGTCGCGCTGGTCGACCTGCTCGCCCAGGACCTGGCGGACGTGCGGACCGGTGGCGGGGATCGGCTCGTGGACGTGCAGTGGGCGACGGGCCACCTCGCCAGCCTCGGCGTGACCACCCTTTCCCGGGAGGACTACCTCGGGCGCCTGCCTCGGTTGCTGGCGACCCCGCTGCCGGAGGAATGGCGCTGA